GCGTGTGCCGGAAGTGATCGAATGGGCGCGGGCCTTGCCGGTACGGGAGGCGGTGCTGGAAGGCGAAGCCATTGCGCTGCGGCCCGACGGGCGGCCGCTGCCGTTCCAGATCACGATGCGGCGGCTCGGCCGCATCAAGGATGTGAACAGGGTTCGGCGGGAGATTCCCCTGTCGTCGTTCTTCTTCGATTGTCTGTACCTCGACGGTGACGGACCCTTGATCGCGGCGCCGTATCGGGAGCGCGTGGGCCGACTGACGAAGATCGTCTCAGCACCTTCACTCGTTCCGCGTCTCGTGACGAACGACCGGGCCGATGCCGGGCGTTTCCTCCGGCAGGCGTTGGATGCCGGCCATGAGGGCCTGATGGCCAAGTCGCTCACCGCGCCCTATGTCGCCGGCCAGCGCGGCTTTCACTGGCTCAAGCTCAAAGCGGCAGTGACCTTGGACCTGGTCGTATTGGCGGCGGAATGGGGCCACGGCCGGCGCTCCGGCTGGTTGTCCAATCTCCATCTCGGCGCGCGTGATCCGCAGAGCGGGCAGTTCGTGATGTTAGGAAAAACCTTCAAAGGGCTGACGGACGCGATGCTCAAGTGGCAGACGGAGAAACTGTTATCGCTCGAAGTGAGCCGTGATGAGTGGACGGTCTATATGCGACCGGAACTTGTCGTCGAGATCGCCTTCGGCGAGATTCAGGAGTCGCCGCGCTATCCCGCTGGCCTCGCCCTGCGCTTCGCCCGCGTCAAACGCTTCCGTCCGGACAAGTCGGCTGCGGAGGCGGATACGATTCAGACAGTGACAGCGCTGTTCAGGAAACAACGAGAGAAGGGCGCGGTTTCCGACTCAGTGGACCAGCAGGATCCCCGCACAAGCGGCTGAGGCGTATGCGGCGGGTGGCGGGGAATGAAGCCGGCGATGAGCGCGGAATCGGTCAACCTGATACGGACTGAAGATCAAATCATGAGGCCTTCTGCTGCGCAGAGCGTTCATGGGTTCTCCTGTACGACAGGAAAACGTCTCCAAACAGGGATGTCCAACCGCGAAGGACGCCACGACGCACGCCACTGTTCTCCTTGGAATTGTCCTCTTGACCGCCGGCGGCTTCACAGTCTGGGCCGGCGGCCGCCGAGGCTACCCGATGAGAAACAGAGAGAGGCGTGGAAGCCAAGGAAGAAGAGTGATGCCCAGGCAGATCGACAGGGCGACGATCGAGGCGACCAGATCCTCGTCGAGTTGGGTTTCGGCGGCGAAGATCACGGCGTTGACCGCGGAGGGCATGGCGGCGACCAGAATCACGATCGCCTGCTCCAGCCCGGTCAGATCGAGCAGGGACACCGCCGAAAGGCCGAGCAGGAGCCCTCCGCCCATGCGCACTGCAACGCCGAGCACGGCCAAAGGCGCGGTTCGGCGGAGCGCCGCGACGTTGATCGAGAGCCCGAGGACCACACTCGCCAGCGGCGTCGTCGTGAGATGGACCGGCGTCAGCAGGTCGCGAAGCCACGACGGCAGGTTCAACCCGGCGGCCTTCAGGATGAGGATGACGCCGAGCGCCCACAGCGGCGGAGCGGAGAAAAAGCGGACGAAAGCCGGCAGAGTTTGGGAGGAGCCGGTCCCGTGCCGCACCGCCAGGCCGTACACCACCGTGAACGTGAGCGTGGTTTGGCCCAGATCGAACAGAACCGCGCGGCCCAATCCTTCTTCTCCGAACGTCGCGAGGACGACCGGGTAGGAGAAATACACGGAGTTGATCAGGCCGGTCGCGACCAGAAATCCGCCTTGAGTGGGGCGAGGGAGTTCAAGAAGGCGGCACAGGAACCAAGAACAGAGGAGCAGCGGCAACGTGACGAGGCACGCCAAGGCGGGAAGTTTCCACACCGCCGGGCTGAAGGCGATCCGGTCGAGTGAGACCAGGATCGTGGCCGGCAGGCTGACCGAGAAGACGAATGTGGCGAGCCGCTCGGCGTGGGACTTGGTGAGCAGCGCCGAGGACCGGAGGAGGGCGGCGACCACAACGATCGCGACAAAGGCTTGAAGCGCGGGAGGCATGACGGCGTCTCTCGGTCAAGAGTTGTCGCGGGAGAGTAGCAGAGATGAAGCGGGAGGAGCCAGACCGCGTATTGAGTCATCTAAAATCTTACCGGGAGACAGATCGTCGCGTCATTTGTATTTCTTACCCTCCAGGTCCGCAGTGTGCGGCGCCGAAGGAGGGGGAGGATGGAGGCAAGCGGCATGGCGTGACGGTCGAAGCACGAGTATCTGCGGGTGATGTGGCAGCGGTATCAACGGGCGGGACGGAGAGAGCGCTCGGCGCTGCTGGACGAGGTGACGCGGGGCTGTCGCTATCATCGCAAATATGCCATGGGGCTGCTGAGCCGGGCGGCGCCGCCCCGGCCGCCGGTGCGCCGGGTGGTCCGGCGGAGGCCCACCTACTCGGCGGAGGGCATTCGGCTCCTGGCCCGGATCTGGGAAGCCTCGGGCTATCTGGGTGGGCCACGGCTCAAGGCCGCCCTCCCGCACTGGTTGCCCTGGCTGAAGCGGCGCGCCGCGGTCCCACCGACGGTGGAAGACCAGCTTCGGCGGATCAGTCCCCTGCAGATCGACCGTCGGCTGAGGAGCGCAGGCGCCAGATCAAGCGGCGGCTGTATGGCACGACGCGGCCGGGGTCGCTGTTGAAGCACATGATTCCAATCAAAACCGACCAGTGGGACGTGACCAAGCCCGGGTACCAGGAGATCGATCTGGTGTCGCACGCGGGCGCCTCGGCCGCCGGCGAGTTCCTGCAGACGCTGGACTGCGTGGACATTCAGACCACCTGGGTCGAGCGGCAGGCGGTGCGGGGCAAGAGTCGTCACGCGGTGGTGCAGGCCATGACCACGATCGAGCAGCAGCTCCCGTTCCTGCTGCGAGGCGTCGATTCCGACAACGGGAGCGAGTTCATCAACCATCACCTCTGGGCCTTCTGCCAGGACCGGCCGAGCGGGCAGCAGGTACAGTTCACGCGCTCGCGCCCGGACAAGAAGGGTGACAACGCGCACGTGGAGCAGAAAAACTGGACCCATGTCCGCAAGCTGGTGGGCTGGGAGCGGTACGACACCGAGGCGGCGTTCACCGTGCTCATCTCCCTGTATGCGGATCTGCGGCTCTTTCAGAATCTCTTCCAGCCCTCGATGAAACTGATCCGAAGGTGCGGGTGGGCTCGCGGCTGCTCCGCCGCTATGACGCGCCACAGACGCCGTTCGAGCGGGTGCGGGCCTGCCCGGAAACGGATCCGCAGAAGGTGGCCGCGCTGGCGCAGGTGCGGAAGACGACCGATCCGTTTGTGCTTTCGCAGCGGATTGACCGCCACCTGGAGCGACTCTGGGGGCTGGCCACCCGAGCCACGCGCACCCCGCGCGAAGCGGCTCCGCGGCCGCCCCAGCCGCGGGCGAGCACGCCCTGGCGCGGGTGGATCTTCAGCCGCAGCGTCCACTCCCAGAAGCCAGTGATCACTCACTCCCTGCGCGCTGCGGGGGGA
This Nitrospirota bacterium DNA region includes the following protein-coding sequences:
- a CDS encoding ATP-dependent DNA ligase yields the protein MHLARLVEVVAKVRATTKKTEKVALLAEFLRQTRGKETELASLYLSGALPQGKIGVGWRLIQEAMVEGPPCGEALTLTDVDQVFGAVAADQGAGSTERKIGALRQLFERAGPEERRFLVQLLMGEIRQGALEGLLLDAIAKAAIVSSGDVRQAFMFSGNIGEVARAALEEGAAGLSRFSLRLFTPVALMLANSAEDVGEALDRLEEAAFEYKLDGARIQVHKGGDDVRIFTRQLQDVTERVPEVIEWARALPVREAVLEGEAIALRPDGRPLPFQITMRRLGRIKDVNRVRREIPLSSFFFDCLYLDGDGPLIAAPYRERVGRLTKIVSAPSLVPRLVTNDRADAGRFLRQALDAGHEGLMAKSLTAPYVAGQRGFHWLKLKAAVTLDLVVLAAEWGHGRRSGWLSNLHLGARDPQSGQFVMLGKTFKGLTDAMLKWQTEKLLSLEVSRDEWTVYMRPELVVEIAFGEIQESPRYPAGLALRFARVKRFRPDKSAAEADTIQTVTALFRKQREKGAVSDSVDQQDPRTSG
- a CDS encoding AEC family transporter, yielding MPPALQAFVAIVVVAALLRSSALLTKSHAERLATFVFSVSLPATILVSLDRIAFSPAVWKLPALACLVTLPLLLCSWFLCRLLELPRPTQGGFLVATGLINSVYFSYPVVLATFGEEGLGRAVLFDLGQTTLTFTVVYGLAVRHGTGSSQTLPAFVRFFSAPPLWALGVILILKAAGLNLPSWLRDLLTPVHLTTTPLASVVLGLSINVAALRRTAPLAVLGVAVRMGGGLLLGLSAVSLLDLTGLEQAIVILVAAMPSAVNAVIFAAETQLDEDLVASIVALSICLGITLLPWLPRLSLFLIG